A genomic stretch from Frigoribacterium sp. PvP032 includes:
- a CDS encoding VOC family protein: MARRAGAAAAAPRLHGRRAAELEEHRARAVSRGATVVDDQSADPEEALYVFTDPAGHPFCIFVAEGADDPTAW, translated from the coding sequence CTGGCCCGACGGGCCGGTGCCGCAGCAGCTGCACCTCGACTTCATGGTCGCCGCGCCGCCGAGCTCGAGGAGCACCGCGCCCGCGCCGTCTCGCGGGGCGCGACCGTCGTGGACGACCAGAGCGCGGACCCCGAGGAGGCGCTGTACGTGTTCACCGACCCTGCGGGGCACCCGTTCTGCATCTTCGTCGCCGAGGGGGCGGACGACCCGACGGCCTGGTGA
- a CDS encoding dihydroxyacetone kinase family protein → MTRLYNEPSDFADEMIDGFVAANQRWVRRVHGGVVRATRSTPGSVALVVGGGSGHYPAFGGLVGQGLAHGAALGNLFASPSWQQVRSVAKSAQSGGGVLLSYGNYAGDVLNFDKAQQKLVAEGVETRTVVVTDDISSASVDEKHKRRGIAGDLTVFKSAAAAAEEGASLDEVVRVAAKANERTRSFGVAFSGCSLPGAEQPLFTVPEGRMAVGMGIHGEPGIGEADVPTANGLAELLVGSLLADAELPDGVEQARGGRVAVLLNGLGSVKYEELFVVYAKVDALLRDAGVEVVEPEVGELVTSFDMAGVSLTLFWLDDELERLWAAPVDAPAYKKGSVVTADRSDDDEQEALVASAVPPSSPVSQHAAQLVLAALVATQETVDEHADELGRIDAVAGDGDHGIGMQRGVHAAVAAARDAVLAGAGAGTVLDVAGDAWSDRAGGTSGALWGAALAAVGAAVGDDDAPHRASVTRGVEDATEAILEFGAVVGDKTMVDALVPFRDALAQSVDDGADLATAWAEAAETAVVQAAATADLLPKMGRARPHAEKSLGTPDAGATSLGLIARAVGRVLEPTSVA, encoded by the coding sequence ATGACCCGCCTCTACAACGAACCGAGCGACTTCGCCGACGAGATGATCGACGGCTTCGTCGCCGCGAACCAGCGCTGGGTGCGCCGGGTCCACGGCGGCGTGGTCCGCGCGACGCGGTCGACGCCCGGCTCCGTCGCCCTCGTGGTCGGCGGCGGCTCCGGCCACTACCCGGCCTTCGGCGGCCTCGTCGGCCAGGGGCTCGCCCACGGCGCGGCCCTCGGCAACCTCTTCGCCTCGCCCTCGTGGCAGCAGGTGCGGTCGGTGGCGAAGTCGGCACAGAGCGGCGGCGGCGTGCTGCTGAGCTACGGAAACTACGCCGGCGACGTCCTCAACTTCGACAAGGCCCAGCAGAAGCTCGTCGCCGAGGGAGTCGAGACGCGCACCGTCGTCGTCACCGACGACATCTCGAGCGCCTCGGTCGACGAGAAGCACAAGCGCCGCGGCATCGCCGGCGACCTCACCGTCTTCAAGTCGGCTGCCGCCGCCGCCGAGGAGGGCGCCTCCCTCGACGAGGTCGTCCGCGTCGCCGCCAAGGCGAACGAGCGCACCCGCAGCTTCGGCGTCGCCTTCTCCGGCTGCTCGCTGCCCGGCGCGGAGCAGCCGCTCTTCACCGTGCCGGAGGGCCGCATGGCCGTCGGCATGGGCATCCACGGCGAGCCGGGCATCGGGGAGGCGGACGTCCCGACCGCGAACGGCCTCGCCGAGCTGCTGGTCGGGTCGCTGCTCGCCGACGCCGAGCTGCCCGACGGTGTCGAGCAGGCGCGCGGCGGCCGCGTCGCGGTGCTGCTCAACGGCCTCGGCTCGGTGAAGTACGAAGAGCTCTTCGTCGTCTACGCCAAGGTCGACGCGCTGCTGCGCGACGCCGGGGTCGAGGTCGTCGAGCCCGAGGTCGGCGAGCTCGTCACGAGCTTCGACATGGCCGGGGTCTCGCTGACCCTCTTCTGGCTCGACGACGAGCTCGAGCGCCTCTGGGCGGCTCCCGTCGACGCGCCCGCCTACAAGAAGGGCTCGGTCGTCACGGCCGACCGCTCGGACGACGACGAGCAGGAGGCGCTGGTCGCCTCGGCCGTCCCCCCGTCCAGCCCCGTGTCGCAGCACGCTGCGCAGCTCGTGCTGGCGGCCCTGGTCGCCACGCAGGAGACAGTCGACGAGCACGCCGACGAGCTCGGGCGCATCGACGCCGTCGCCGGGGACGGCGACCACGGCATCGGGATGCAGCGCGGGGTGCACGCCGCCGTCGCGGCGGCGCGCGACGCCGTCCTCGCGGGCGCCGGTGCCGGCACCGTGCTCGACGTCGCCGGCGACGCGTGGTCCGACCGGGCCGGCGGCACCTCCGGCGCCCTCTGGGGCGCGGCACTCGCCGCCGTCGGGGCCGCGGTCGGCGACGACGACGCCCCGCACCGCGCGAGCGTCACGCGCGGCGTCGAGGACGCGACGGAGGCGATCCTCGAGTTCGGCGCGGTCGTGGGCGACAAGACGATGGTCGACGCGCTCGTCCCCTTCCGGGACGCGCTCGCGCAGTCGGTCGACGACGGGGCCGACCTCGCCACGGCGTGGGCGGAGGCGGCGGAGACCGCCGTCGTGCAGGCGGCCGCGACCGCGGATCTCCTCCCGAAGATGGGCCGCGCCCGCCCCCATGCCGAGAAGAGCCTCGGCACGCCCGACGCGGGCGCCACCTCCCTCGGCCTCATCGCCCGAGCCGTCGGACGCGTCCTCGAGCCGACCTCAGTGGCCTGA
- a CDS encoding MFS transporter, whose product MVTGEGTPSDGGQRPAGSAPAAARRALFLASLAFFLTTLDILIVNVALTRIGDELGGGPTAQQWVIDGYTLMFAALLLSAGNLSDRIGAKRTLGVGILLFLLSSIACAAAPTVGALIAARFVQGVAAAAMLPASMALIREAFPDARQRARALGIWAVGGAVATAVGPLLGGLLTTVDWRLVFLINLPVCVLMLVLLRAVAPSSTVSTPFDGAGQVLSLVALVALMYGLIEGGAAGFAEPVVVAALAVGVVGVAAFLVVQSRVAHPMMPPVLFRSREMRISLGVGFAFMVGNFGSVYVVSLYLQQHLGLSPLLAGLVFLPSAAFAVAGNIVSGGLSNRFGPRVPVAAGLTSMAVGLLAMAATASLGSPWLFAGLLVLTGLGGSVAMPPVTSVVLASAPAERASTASAVFNTFRQVGGAVAIAVLGGLLAGASSFVPGLQVSFVVAAGVVVVAAGAALFIRQRPEHA is encoded by the coding sequence GTGGTGACAGGGGAGGGGACCCCGAGCGACGGCGGTCAGCGGCCGGCCGGGTCTGCCCCGGCCGCGGCGCGACGTGCTCTCTTCCTGGCGTCGCTCGCGTTCTTCCTGACCACCCTCGACATCCTCATCGTCAACGTCGCGCTCACCCGGATCGGCGACGAGCTGGGCGGCGGCCCCACGGCACAGCAGTGGGTGATCGACGGCTACACGCTGATGTTCGCGGCGCTGCTGCTGTCGGCCGGCAACCTGTCCGACCGGATCGGCGCGAAGCGCACCCTCGGCGTCGGCATCCTGCTCTTCCTGCTGTCGTCGATCGCGTGTGCGGCCGCGCCGACGGTCGGCGCGCTGATCGCGGCCCGGTTCGTCCAGGGCGTCGCTGCGGCGGCGATGCTGCCCGCGTCGATGGCCCTGATCCGCGAGGCGTTCCCCGACGCCCGCCAGCGGGCCCGCGCCCTGGGGATCTGGGCCGTGGGCGGCGCCGTCGCGACCGCGGTCGGCCCGCTCCTCGGCGGGCTGCTCACGACGGTCGACTGGCGGCTCGTCTTCTTGATTAACCTGCCCGTCTGCGTCCTGATGCTCGTGCTCCTCCGAGCGGTCGCGCCGTCGTCGACGGTGTCGACGCCGTTCGACGGCGCAGGCCAGGTGCTGTCGCTGGTCGCCCTCGTCGCCCTGATGTACGGGCTGATCGAAGGAGGCGCGGCGGGCTTCGCCGAGCCGGTGGTCGTCGCGGCGCTCGCCGTCGGCGTCGTCGGGGTGGCCGCGTTCCTCGTCGTGCAGTCGCGCGTCGCGCACCCGATGATGCCGCCGGTGCTGTTCCGCAGCCGCGAGATGCGGATCTCGCTCGGGGTCGGCTTCGCGTTCATGGTCGGCAACTTCGGCTCGGTCTACGTGGTCAGCCTGTACCTGCAACAGCACCTGGGGCTGTCGCCGCTGCTCGCCGGGCTGGTCTTCCTGCCGTCCGCGGCGTTCGCCGTGGCCGGGAACATCGTCAGCGGCGGCCTCTCGAACCGCTTCGGGCCGAGGGTGCCGGTGGCGGCGGGTCTGACCTCGATGGCCGTCGGCCTCCTCGCCATGGCGGCCACCGCCTCCCTCGGCTCGCCCTGGCTGTTCGCCGGGCTGCTCGTCTTGACGGGCCTGGGCGGCTCGGTCGCGATGCCGCCCGTGACGTCGGTCGTGCTGGCCTCGGCGCCGGCCGAGCGCGCGAGCACGGCGAGCGCGGTCTTCAACACGTTCCGGCAGGTCGGCGGGGCCGTGGCGATCGCCGTGCTGGGCGGCCTGCTGGCCGGGGCGTCGTCGTTCGTGCCGGGGCTGCAGGTCAGCTTCGTCGTCGCGGCCGGCGTCGTCGTGGTGGCCGCCGGGGCCGCGCTGTTCATCCGGCAGCGGCCCGAGCACGCCTGA
- a CDS encoding triose-phosphate isomerase family protein — protein MSDAVSSASSAPFTIGVSLKMYFSHARSVAWAAEVADVARRHPAVRDGVVDLFVVPSFPALVPVREALAGTGVRLGAQDIATHDAGAFTGEVSGAELAEIGCTLAEIGHAERRTLFHEDDAVVAAKTAAALRNGITPLLCVGESEEAPPAIAALEVAAQIDAALAAADDAGLDGPLLVAYEPVWAIGAPTPASADHIATVVAAVEERLAELPRRSGSRVIYGGSAGPGLLTDLGGDVRGLFLGRFAHDPSAVERILDEALALDAAASTPASASTTASRTQVTS, from the coding sequence GTGAGCGACGCCGTGAGCTCCGCCTCGTCGGCCCCCTTCACGATCGGGGTGAGCCTGAAGATGTACTTCTCGCACGCTCGGTCGGTCGCGTGGGCCGCCGAGGTCGCGGACGTCGCGCGCCGTCACCCCGCCGTCCGTGACGGCGTGGTCGACCTCTTCGTCGTCCCGTCGTTCCCGGCCCTCGTCCCCGTCAGGGAGGCGCTGGCCGGCACGGGCGTGCGGCTCGGCGCCCAGGACATCGCGACCCACGACGCCGGTGCCTTCACCGGCGAGGTCAGCGGTGCCGAGCTGGCCGAGATCGGCTGCACGCTGGCCGAGATCGGCCATGCCGAGCGGCGCACCCTGTTCCACGAGGACGACGCGGTCGTGGCCGCCAAGACGGCGGCCGCGCTGCGGAACGGCATCACCCCGCTGCTGTGCGTGGGCGAGTCGGAGGAGGCGCCGCCCGCGATCGCCGCGCTCGAGGTGGCCGCGCAGATCGACGCCGCCCTGGCCGCGGCCGACGACGCAGGACTCGACGGGCCCCTCCTGGTCGCCTACGAGCCGGTCTGGGCCATCGGGGCCCCGACGCCGGCGTCGGCCGACCACATCGCGACCGTCGTGGCCGCAGTGGAGGAACGTCTCGCGGAGCTCCCCCGACGGTCGGGCAGCCGCGTCATCTACGGCGGCAGCGCCGGGCCGGGGCTGCTCACCGACCTCGGCGGCGACGTGCGGGGTCTGTTCCTCGGGCGCTTCGCCCACGACCCGTCCGCGGTCGAGCGCATCCTCGACGAGGCGCTCGCGCTCGACGCGGCAGCGTCGACACCAGCGTCGGCGTCGACGACCGCGTCGAGAACTCAGGTGACGTCGTGA
- a CDS encoding MerR family transcriptional regulator produces the protein MSSSFVPPRQVAIGDAATFAGTTPRAIRHYHSLGLLPEPERDGGGRRRYDYDDMIRLLWIRKMTDAGIALGDIRDAFAGPAASGADASGAAGSGSPDGAAAGEPDVAAVLEQLEATLEAKEAELQRQRAAVGRMRALGSRTGLLDAFVSRRLTRLPEGSLRQDDLDTLLVTERIFGPLGAAVQAGRFVALATSPGLRAESDRVDAAEQALDDTVAVDDPRVAEVAAQRHAFEEALLAVIEESGQDAEDDALFAAWDELHPEGAEPDAGADGGSGSASGSGGRRRSRSLADAVGMVPYDFSPARARCLELSLELSLAGAADESSASAKARAGASS, from the coding sequence GTGTCCTCGTCCTTCGTCCCGCCTCGTCAGGTCGCCATCGGCGACGCCGCGACCTTTGCCGGCACGACGCCCCGCGCCATCCGGCACTACCACTCGCTGGGGCTGCTGCCCGAGCCCGAGCGTGACGGCGGCGGGCGTCGCCGCTACGACTACGACGACATGATCCGGCTGCTCTGGATCCGCAAGATGACCGACGCGGGGATCGCTCTCGGGGACATCCGCGACGCCTTCGCGGGTCCGGCCGCCTCCGGTGCTGACGCCTCCGGTGCTGCTGGCTCCGGCTCGCCGGACGGCGCCGCCGCGGGTGAGCCCGACGTCGCCGCCGTGCTCGAGCAGCTGGAGGCGACGCTCGAGGCGAAGGAGGCGGAGCTGCAGCGCCAACGAGCTGCGGTCGGCCGCATGCGAGCCCTGGGCAGCCGGACCGGCCTGCTCGACGCGTTCGTCTCCCGTCGGCTCACGCGCCTGCCCGAGGGCTCGCTCCGGCAGGACGACCTCGACACCCTGCTCGTCACCGAGCGGATCTTCGGCCCGCTCGGCGCCGCCGTGCAGGCCGGCCGGTTCGTCGCGCTCGCCACGAGCCCTGGGCTGCGGGCCGAGTCCGATCGCGTCGACGCGGCCGAGCAGGCTCTCGACGACACGGTCGCGGTCGACGACCCTCGCGTGGCCGAGGTGGCCGCCCAGCGGCACGCCTTCGAGGAGGCGCTGCTCGCGGTCATCGAGGAGTCCGGCCAGGACGCGGAGGACGACGCGCTCTTCGCGGCCTGGGACGAGCTGCACCCGGAGGGGGCCGAGCCGGACGCCGGGGCCGACGGCGGGTCCGGCTCCGCGTCCGGGTCCGGTGGCCGACGGAGGTCACGAAGCCTCGCGGACGCCGTCGGCATGGTGCCCTACGACTTCTCCCCGGCCAGGGCCCGCTGCCTGGAGCTCTCCCTCGAGCTGTCCCTGGCCGGCGCCGCCGACGAGTCGAGCGCGAGTGCGAAGGCACGCGCGGGCGCGTCTTCCTGA
- a CDS encoding DUF1349 domain-containing protein: MTDIDWNSGTWTTAPAQVHVASDGMHVTAVEGSDAWRTTSYGFVHDTEHALLVPFGQDTAQEVTFRLDFTAQFDQAGIFVKVDDETWTKAGVERSDGEESLGAVVTRGVSDWSLSPVPGWHGRDVTIRASRSGDALTVRARVDDEPWRLVRVAPLDPDARVSAGPMCCAPSRGDLTVHFTSWTTGAADASLHPES; this comes from the coding sequence ATGACCGACATCGACTGGAACTCCGGCACCTGGACGACGGCCCCTGCACAGGTGCACGTCGCGTCCGACGGCATGCACGTGACGGCCGTCGAGGGGAGCGACGCCTGGCGCACCACCTCCTACGGCTTCGTGCACGACACCGAGCACGCTCTGCTCGTCCCGTTCGGGCAGGACACGGCCCAGGAGGTGACGTTCCGGCTGGACTTCACCGCCCAGTTCGACCAGGCGGGCATCTTCGTCAAGGTCGACGACGAGACCTGGACCAAGGCCGGGGTCGAGCGGAGCGACGGCGAGGAGAGCCTGGGCGCGGTCGTCACGCGGGGCGTGTCCGACTGGTCGCTCTCGCCGGTGCCCGGCTGGCACGGACGGGACGTGACGATCCGCGCCAGCCGCTCGGGCGACGCGCTCACCGTCCGCGCCCGCGTGGACGACGAGCCGTGGCGGCTCGTGCGGGTGGCGCCGCTCGACCCGGACGCCCGCGTCTCGGCGGGGCCGATGTGCTGTGCCCCGTCGCGCGGCGACCTGACCGTCCACTTCACCTCGTGGACGACGGGCGCGGCCGACGCGAGCCTGCACCCCGAGAGCTGA
- a CDS encoding helix-turn-helix transcriptional regulator, which yields MDNKSEVRDFLTTRRARVTPEKVELPGGPGRRVPGLRRTEVAMLAGVSVEYYSRLERGDLGGVSEAVLEAIGSALLLDDAERSHLGDLAGAANESPVRSRSRARSRPSGISRALQLALDSVTAGPAFVRNGRMDVLGENALFRALYSDLYALPDRPVNLARFVFLHRELAEAFYPSWSIAADINVAILRTEAGRDPHDKALHDLVGELSTRSDEFRARWGAHEVRHHASGNKSFRHPVVGDLELVYEAMEPMGQRGLNFLIYSAEPGSPTEERLRLLASWGATPATREARETRQTAGRHPRNDDARREDTPR from the coding sequence ATGGACAACAAGAGCGAGGTGCGGGACTTCCTCACCACGAGGCGAGCCCGTGTGACGCCCGAGAAGGTCGAGCTGCCCGGCGGCCCCGGCCGCCGGGTGCCGGGCCTGCGACGGACCGAGGTGGCGATGCTCGCCGGCGTCAGCGTCGAGTACTACTCGCGGCTCGAACGCGGCGACCTCGGGGGCGTCTCGGAGGCGGTGCTCGAGGCGATCGGCAGCGCGCTGCTGCTCGACGACGCCGAGCGGTCGCACCTGGGCGACCTCGCCGGTGCAGCCAACGAGTCGCCCGTCCGCAGCCGCTCGCGGGCACGCTCGCGGCCGTCGGGCATCTCGCGTGCCCTGCAGCTCGCCCTCGACTCGGTGACGGCCGGCCCGGCCTTCGTCCGGAACGGACGGATGGACGTGCTCGGCGAGAACGCGCTGTTCCGCGCCCTCTACTCCGACCTCTACGCGCTCCCCGACCGCCCCGTCAACCTGGCCCGCTTCGTGTTCCTGCACCGTGAGCTGGCGGAGGCCTTCTACCCGTCCTGGTCGATCGCCGCCGACATCAACGTGGCCATCCTCCGCACCGAGGCAGGGCGCGATCCCCACGACAAGGCGCTGCACGACCTCGTCGGCGAGCTCTCGACGCGCAGCGACGAGTTCCGCGCCCGCTGGGGCGCGCACGAGGTCCGGCACCACGCGTCGGGCAACAAGTCGTTCCGGCACCCGGTCGTCGGCGACCTCGAGCTCGTCTACGAGGCCATGGAGCCGATGGGGCAGCGGGGGCTCAACTTCTTGATCTACAGCGCCGAGCCGGGCTCGCCGACCGAGGAGCGCCTCCGCCTCCTCGCCAGCTGGGGCGCGACCCCCGCCACCCGGGAGGCGCGGGAGACCAGGCAGACCGCCGGCCGGCACCCGAGGAACGACGACGCACGACGAGAGGACACCCCCCGATGA
- a CDS encoding aldo/keto reductase — translation MKYGRLGTTGLRVSRIGLGCMSYGDPTRGLHTWTLDEEASAPFFRQAVELGVTFWDTANVYQQGTGEEFVGRAVREYSRREEIVLATKVSGRVHDGPGGSGLSRAAILEQVDASLRRLGTDYVDLYQIHRFDDETPVEETMEALHDLVRAGKVRYTGASSMFAWQFAKLQTAAAVHGWTPFASMQDQYNLLKREEEREMIPLCADLGVGLVPYSPQGKGRLTRPREVTTDRSAVDEVAKAFDTDDDGPIIDAVEQVAAEHEVSMAQVAVAWVLRNPVVSAPIVGATKPHHLADAVGALEVELTDDDVRRLEEHYVPQAPFWW, via the coding sequence ATGAAGTACGGACGACTCGGCACCACGGGCCTGCGCGTCAGCAGGATCGGCCTCGGCTGCATGAGCTACGGCGACCCCACGAGGGGCCTGCACACCTGGACCCTCGACGAGGAGGCCTCCGCGCCCTTCTTCCGCCAGGCGGTCGAGCTCGGCGTGACGTTCTGGGACACCGCGAACGTCTACCAGCAGGGCACCGGCGAGGAGTTCGTCGGGCGCGCCGTGCGCGAGTACTCGCGGCGCGAGGAGATCGTGCTCGCCACCAAGGTCAGCGGCAGGGTGCACGACGGGCCCGGCGGCTCGGGGCTGTCGCGGGCGGCGATCCTCGAGCAGGTCGACGCGTCGCTGCGGCGCCTCGGCACGGACTACGTCGACCTGTACCAGATCCACCGTTTCGACGACGAGACGCCGGTCGAGGAGACGATGGAGGCGCTTCACGACCTCGTGCGTGCCGGCAAGGTCCGGTACACGGGTGCGTCGAGCATGTTCGCGTGGCAGTTCGCGAAGCTGCAGACGGCTGCCGCCGTGCACGGCTGGACACCGTTCGCGTCGATGCAGGACCAGTACAACCTCCTGAAGCGCGAGGAGGAGCGGGAGATGATCCCGCTCTGCGCCGACCTCGGCGTCGGGCTCGTCCCGTACTCGCCGCAGGGCAAGGGGCGGCTGACGAGGCCGCGCGAGGTGACGACCGACCGCTCGGCCGTCGACGAGGTCGCCAAGGCGTTCGACACCGACGACGACGGCCCGATCATCGACGCCGTCGAGCAGGTCGCCGCCGAGCACGAGGTGTCGATGGCGCAGGTCGCGGTGGCCTGGGTGCTGCGGAACCCGGTGGTCTCGGCCCCGATCGTCGGCGCGACCAAGCCGCACCACCTCGCCGACGCCGTGGGCGCGCTCGAGGTCGAGCTCACCGACGACGACGTCCGCCGCCTCGAGGAGCACTACGTGCCGCAGGCGCCCTTCTGGTGGTGA
- a CDS encoding MFS transporter — protein sequence MDTPAQTTAPQSAVEKSAIRKVAIRLVPFVALMFFINYLDRTAIGFAAPNGMESDLALSAAQFGFASGVFFIGYILLEVPSNLALHKFGARKWLARIMVTWGIVALLFTWVQNFEQLVALRFLLGVMEAGFFPGAILFLSLWVPAAHRSKILALFYLAQPLTTVIGAPLAGWLISHDGVFFGLEGWRFMFMGVAIPAIVIGIVAWFYLKDKPADAKWLTKEEQVWLTQALVKEASTKTGAVSTSGKHPGLGVVFKNGRVWMLSFIYFGFIYGLYALAFFLPTIIGGFQEQFGTEFTVTQRGFITAIPYVPAALALYFWSRDASRRGLRTWHIVIPAVVGGLSIPLALYAQSPALTIAVIAITAMAIFAALPNFWTLPTQFLTGVAAAAGIALINTVGNLAGFSAPYITGLVTDVTGDYRAPMFIVGFFMLLSAALMIVLSRMKKPEGTLSPREQADLAATAGLD from the coding sequence GTGGACACCCCCGCCCAGACGACCGCGCCCCAGAGCGCCGTCGAGAAGTCCGCGATCCGCAAGGTCGCCATCCGCCTGGTGCCGTTCGTCGCGCTGATGTTCTTCATCAACTACCTCGACCGCACCGCGATCGGCTTCGCGGCGCCGAACGGCATGGAGTCCGACCTCGCGCTGTCGGCCGCCCAGTTCGGCTTCGCCTCCGGCGTCTTCTTCATCGGCTACATCCTGTTGGAGGTGCCGTCGAACCTCGCCCTGCACAAGTTCGGCGCTCGCAAGTGGCTCGCCCGCATCATGGTGACCTGGGGCATCGTGGCGCTGCTCTTCACCTGGGTGCAGAACTTCGAGCAGCTCGTCGCGCTGCGGTTCCTGCTCGGCGTGATGGAGGCGGGCTTCTTCCCCGGCGCCATCCTCTTCCTGAGCCTCTGGGTGCCCGCGGCGCACCGCAGCAAGATCCTCGCGCTCTTCTACCTGGCGCAGCCCCTGACCACCGTGATCGGCGCCCCGCTCGCGGGCTGGCTCATCAGCCACGACGGCGTCTTCTTCGGGCTCGAGGGCTGGCGCTTCATGTTCATGGGCGTCGCGATCCCCGCGATCGTCATCGGGATCGTCGCCTGGTTCTACCTCAAGGACAAGCCCGCCGACGCCAAGTGGCTGACGAAGGAGGAGCAGGTCTGGCTCACCCAGGCACTCGTCAAGGAGGCCTCGACGAAGACCGGCGCCGTCTCGACCTCGGGCAAGCACCCCGGCCTCGGCGTCGTCTTCAAGAACGGCCGCGTCTGGATGCTCTCGTTCATCTACTTCGGTTTCATCTACGGCCTCTACGCACTCGCGTTCTTCCTGCCCACGATCATCGGCGGCTTCCAGGAGCAGTTCGGCACGGAGTTCACCGTGACCCAGCGCGGCTTCATCACGGCCATCCCCTACGTGCCCGCCGCCCTCGCCCTGTACTTCTGGTCGCGTGACGCCTCTCGCCGTGGTCTCAGGACCTGGCACATCGTCATCCCGGCCGTCGTCGGCGGCCTGAGCATCCCGCTCGCCCTCTACGCCCAGTCCCCCGCGCTCACGATCGCCGTCATCGCGATCACGGCGATGGCCATCTTCGCCGCGCTGCCGAACTTCTGGACCCTGCCCACCCAGTTCCTGACGGGCGTCGCTGCGGCTGCCGGCATCGCGCTGATCAACACCGTCGGCAACCTCGCCGGGTTCAGCGCCCCGTACATCACGGGCCTGGTCACGGACGTGACCGGCGACTACCGCGCCCCGATGTTCATCGTCGGGTTCTTCATGCTCCTCTCGGCCGCGCTGATGATCGTCCTCAGCCGGATGAAGAAGCCAGAGGGCACCCTCAGCCCCCGCGAGCAGGCCGACCTGGCCGCGACCGCCGGACTCGACTGA
- a CDS encoding three-helix bundle dimerization domain-containing protein, whose amino-acid sequence MKTPSEDQAVDQVVDRMSTKYPLMARSHIQGMVSQVHAGFLGSPVRSYVPVLVERQVKARLAQEALALAAAG is encoded by the coding sequence ATGAAGACACCGAGCGAAGATCAGGCGGTCGACCAGGTCGTCGACCGGATGAGCACGAAGTACCCGCTGATGGCTCGCAGCCACATCCAGGGCATGGTCAGCCAGGTGCACGCCGGGTTCCTCGGGAGCCCCGTCCGCAGCTACGTCCCCGTCCTGGTCGAGCGCCAGGTGAAGGCGCGCCTCGCGCAGGAGGCGCTGGCCCTGGCCGCTGCCGGCTGA
- a CDS encoding FadR/GntR family transcriptional regulator has product MPAYPESDPTSLDLELEMVPRGTAVSEVVKQLVGLLTAGELAPGSRLPPERQLAERIGVGRSAVREALAALEILGVVTVRPGSGTYLRDQASELLPTTLSWGLMLNAARTRELIEVRGGLEIQAAAYAAERASDADIDAMRGYIAVMADSLDDLDGFLQADIRFHLQIAVSADNMVLKDLLQSTRSLLRLWVERGLSERSQAEAAYREHRAVFEAIEAHDPDAALAAMREHMATAADRVRSAPVA; this is encoded by the coding sequence GTGCCGGCATATCCAGAGAGCGACCCCACGAGCCTCGATCTCGAGCTCGAGATGGTCCCGCGCGGAACAGCGGTCAGCGAGGTCGTGAAGCAGCTCGTCGGGCTGCTGACGGCGGGCGAGCTGGCCCCCGGCTCGCGCCTCCCGCCCGAGCGCCAGCTCGCGGAGCGGATCGGCGTGGGGCGGTCGGCCGTCCGCGAGGCCCTGGCCGCCCTCGAGATCCTCGGCGTGGTCACGGTCCGCCCCGGGTCCGGCACCTACCTTCGTGACCAGGCGTCAGAGCTGCTCCCGACCACCCTCAGCTGGGGCCTCATGCTCAACGCGGCTCGGACGCGAGAGCTCATCGAGGTGCGGGGCGGCCTCGAGATCCAGGCGGCCGCGTACGCCGCGGAGCGGGCCAGCGACGCGGACATCGACGCGATGCGGGGCTACATCGCCGTCATGGCCGACTCGCTCGACGACCTGGACGGGTTCCTGCAGGCCGACATCCGCTTCCACCTGCAGATCGCCGTGAGCGCCGACAACATGGTGCTCAAGGACCTCCTGCAGAGCACCAGGTCGCTGCTCCGCCTCTGGGTGGAGCGCGGGCTGAGCGAGCGGAGCCAGGCTGAGGCTGCCTACCGGGAGCACCGAGCGGTCTTCGAGGCCATCGAGGCACACGACCCGGACGCGGCCCTCGCGGCCATGCGGGAGCACATGGCCACGGCTGCCGACCGCGTCAGGAGCGCGCCGGTCGCCTGA
- a CDS encoding ribose-5-phosphate isomerase, whose product MTDQLRIVVGSDDAGFDYKEILKKDLAANDGVASVVDVGVSADGHTAYPHVAVDAARMVAEGKADRAILLCGTGLGVAIAANKVPGVRAVTAHDTFSVERSVLSNDAQVLCMGQRVIGVELMRRLAKEFLTYRFDTSSASAEKVAAICGYDGSGEPVGIDARA is encoded by the coding sequence ATGACTGACCAGCTGCGCATCGTCGTCGGATCGGACGACGCCGGGTTCGACTACAAGGAGATCCTGAAGAAGGACCTCGCCGCGAACGACGGCGTCGCGAGCGTCGTCGACGTCGGCGTCTCGGCCGACGGCCACACGGCCTACCCGCACGTCGCCGTCGACGCCGCGCGGATGGTCGCCGAGGGGAAGGCCGACCGGGCGATCCTGCTCTGCGGCACCGGCCTCGGCGTGGCCATCGCCGCCAACAAGGTCCCCGGCGTCCGCGCCGTCACGGCGCACGACACCTTCTCGGTCGAGCGCTCCGTCCTGTCGAACGACGCGCAGGTGCTCTGCATGGGCCAGCGCGTCATCGGGGTCGAGCTGATGCGGCGCCTGGCGAAGGAGTTCCTCACCTACCGCTTCGACACCTCCAGCGCCTCGGCCGAGAAGGTCGCGGCGATCTGCGGCTACGACGGCTCGGGCGAGCCCGTCGGCATCGACGCCCGGGCGTGA